One Pectobacterium colocasium DNA segment encodes these proteins:
- the recB gene encoding exodeoxyribonuclease V subunit beta, giving the protein MTSAAPQSLDVMTLPLLGERLIEASAGTGKTYTLAALYLRLLLGLGKQAAYPRPLLVEEILVVTFTEAATEELRERIRARIHALRIACLRKSAQGEQAEKPKDASLAQLLAEISDHHDAADVLLAAERQMDDAAIYTIHGFCQRMLSTNAFESGVLFEQVLIEDEQPLRRQACADFWRRYCYPLPVEVARIVGLEWKGPENLLADLAPYLHGEAPAFRLPPEEDETLLSRHEKIVATIDAYKQRWLASAAELEALISASGVDKRSYSSKHLPNWLQKVTLWAEQQPTLDYQLPKDLVRFSQQALIEKTKKGEPPVHALFEETERLLETPLSLRDLVIVRALSAIRESVREEKRQRAELGFDDLLSRLDVALQQPGGEQLASAIRERYPVAMIDEFQDTDPQQYRIFQTLYVGQPQCGLLLIGDPKQAIYAFRGADIFTYMHARGEVAAHYTLGTNWRSSHQMVRGVNRLFERLAHPFIFHNIPFLPVKPADSKRGLVFDIAGQPQPALQFWLTGSEPIGIGDYQQQMARQCAAQIRDWLVASQRHEAWLVSDDSRRLVKASDMSVLVRSRREASLIRDALSRLSIPSVYLSNRDSVFSTPEASDMLWLLQAVLAPEQERTLRSAMATALMGLDAEQVDALGQSEAAWDALVDEFAGYRMLWRQKGVLPMLRALMSQHQLAENLLASADGERRITDILHIGELLQDASATLDSEHALVRWLSQQIVQPNPQAENQQLRLESDRHLVQIVTIHKSKGLEYPLVWLPFISNFRVQDQGIYHDRESYQAVLDLQNHEESQTLAEEERLAEDLRLLYVALTRSIYHCSVGVAPIQRSRKKDGSSDMHQSALGYLLQRGKEAEAATLVSELEGMVGDGVALTPLQETETQRWQPDRPEVAELQARHIERQLRDGWRVTSYSGLQQHGSASAQDLVPRLDIEAIGERQETDEAQLTPHTFPRGASPGTFLHSLFETLDFTQPVDDGWLAEQLQLQGFEAHWHPVLKVWMDTLLHTSLNEQGIMLSALDNADKQAELQFYIPIEAPIQAAQLDRLAKHHDPLSARCPALSFQQVKGMLKGFIDLVFRWEGRYYLLDYKSNWLGPDASAYTQTAMMQSMAEHRYDLQYQLYTLALHRYLRHRIADYDYERHFGGVFYLFLRGVEASHPGNGIFACRPSAEFVFGLDALFKGKTSDDADTGIPS; this is encoded by the coding sequence ATGACAAGTGCCGCGCCGCAATCATTAGACGTGATGACGTTACCGCTCCTGGGGGAGCGGCTGATTGAGGCGTCGGCCGGAACAGGGAAAACCTATACGCTGGCTGCACTGTATCTGCGCCTGTTGCTGGGGCTGGGTAAGCAAGCCGCGTATCCACGTCCGCTGCTGGTCGAGGAAATTCTGGTTGTGACCTTTACGGAGGCTGCGACCGAAGAACTGCGAGAGCGTATTCGTGCCAGAATCCATGCCTTGCGTATCGCCTGCCTGCGTAAAAGCGCGCAGGGGGAGCAGGCGGAGAAACCTAAAGATGCTTCGCTCGCGCAACTGCTGGCGGAGATTTCGGACCATCACGATGCGGCGGATGTCTTGCTGGCGGCCGAACGGCAAATGGACGATGCGGCGATCTACACGATCCACGGTTTCTGCCAGCGTATGCTCAGTACCAATGCGTTTGAATCCGGCGTACTGTTTGAACAAGTGCTGATAGAAGATGAGCAGCCGTTGCGTCGTCAGGCCTGCGCCGATTTTTGGCGCCGTTACTGCTATCCGCTGCCGGTAGAAGTCGCCCGTATTGTCGGTCTGGAATGGAAAGGGCCGGAAAACCTGCTGGCCGATCTGGCTCCTTATCTGCACGGTGAAGCGCCTGCGTTTCGTTTACCGCCAGAAGAAGACGAAACGCTGCTTAGCCGACATGAGAAAATTGTAGCGACGATCGATGCGTACAAGCAGCGTTGGCTAGCGTCAGCAGCGGAGCTGGAAGCGTTGATTAGCGCTTCTGGCGTCGATAAGCGCAGCTACAGCAGCAAGCATCTTCCCAACTGGCTACAGAAAGTCACGCTGTGGGCAGAACAGCAGCCGACGCTGGATTACCAACTGCCGAAGGATCTAGTGCGGTTTTCCCAGCAAGCGCTCATTGAAAAGACGAAGAAAGGGGAACCGCCTGTTCATGCTCTGTTCGAGGAGACTGAACGGCTGCTTGAAACGCCGCTATCGCTGCGTGATTTGGTGATTGTGCGTGCGCTGTCGGCGATCCGGGAGTCGGTGCGTGAGGAGAAACGACAGCGTGCGGAGCTGGGATTTGACGATCTGCTGAGCCGTCTGGATGTTGCGTTGCAGCAGCCGGGGGGAGAGCAGCTTGCCAGCGCCATTCGTGAGCGCTATCCGGTAGCGATGATTGATGAGTTTCAGGATACCGACCCCCAGCAATATCGTATTTTCCAAACGCTGTACGTTGGGCAACCGCAGTGTGGGTTGCTGTTGATCGGTGACCCTAAGCAGGCTATCTATGCGTTTCGCGGCGCGGATATTTTTACCTATATGCACGCGCGCGGAGAAGTGGCTGCGCATTATACGCTGGGCACGAACTGGCGCTCGTCGCATCAGATGGTGCGTGGCGTTAATCGTTTGTTTGAGCGCCTCGCCCATCCTTTTATTTTCCACAATATCCCTTTCCTGCCGGTCAAGCCTGCCGACTCTAAACGCGGCCTGGTGTTTGACATCGCCGGGCAGCCCCAGCCTGCACTGCAATTCTGGCTAACGGGTTCAGAACCGATCGGCATAGGGGATTATCAGCAACAGATGGCGCGCCAGTGTGCGGCGCAGATTCGTGACTGGCTCGTGGCCAGCCAGCGTCATGAAGCCTGGCTGGTTAGCGATGATTCCCGGCGTTTGGTCAAAGCTTCCGATATGAGCGTGCTGGTGCGTAGCCGGCGTGAAGCCTCGCTGATTCGTGATGCGCTGAGCCGTTTGTCGATTCCTTCAGTATATCTGTCCAATCGCGATAGCGTATTCAGCACGCCTGAAGCCAGCGATATGTTGTGGCTGTTGCAGGCGGTACTGGCGCCGGAGCAGGAACGCACGTTACGTAGCGCAATGGCGACGGCGCTGATGGGGTTGGATGCCGAACAGGTTGATGCGTTAGGGCAAAGCGAAGCCGCATGGGATGCGCTGGTGGATGAGTTTGCCGGTTATCGCATGCTGTGGCGCCAGAAAGGTGTACTGCCGATGCTGCGTGCGCTGATGAGCCAACATCAACTGGCAGAGAATCTGCTGGCGAGTGCGGACGGGGAGCGCCGCATTACCGATATTCTGCATATCGGTGAATTATTGCAGGATGCCTCCGCAACGCTTGATAGCGAACATGCGCTGGTGCGCTGGTTATCACAGCAGATTGTCCAACCTAATCCGCAGGCAGAGAATCAGCAGTTACGCCTGGAAAGCGACCGTCATTTGGTGCAGATCGTCACGATCCATAAATCAAAAGGGTTGGAATATCCGCTCGTGTGGCTGCCTTTCATCAGTAATTTCCGCGTGCAGGATCAGGGCATTTATCACGATCGCGAGAGCTATCAGGCCGTGTTGGATCTGCAAAATCATGAGGAAAGTCAGACGTTGGCGGAAGAAGAGCGGCTGGCGGAAGATTTACGTTTGCTGTATGTCGCGCTGACCCGCTCTATTTACCACTGTAGCGTGGGCGTTGCGCCGATTCAGCGGTCGCGTAAGAAAGACGGCAGCAGCGATATGCACCAGAGCGCGCTGGGCTATTTACTCCAGCGCGGTAAAGAAGCTGAGGCCGCCACGTTGGTTAGCGAGCTGGAAGGCATGGTCGGGGACGGCGTCGCATTGACACCGCTACAGGAGACGGAAACGCAGCGCTGGCAGCCGGATAGACCAGAAGTGGCAGAGCTACAGGCTCGCCACATTGAACGCCAACTGCGCGACGGCTGGCGAGTCACCAGCTATTCGGGGCTTCAGCAACATGGTTCTGCAAGCGCACAGGATCTGGTGCCGCGTCTGGATATCGAAGCGATAGGCGAGCGTCAGGAAACGGATGAAGCCCAGCTGACGCCGCATACGTTCCCACGCGGCGCGAGTCCGGGGACGTTTTTGCATAGCCTGTTTGAAACGCTGGATTTCACTCAGCCCGTTGATGATGGCTGGCTGGCCGAGCAGTTGCAGCTACAGGGATTTGAAGCGCACTGGCATCCGGTGTTGAAGGTGTGGATGGATACGCTGTTGCATACGTCGCTTAACGAACAAGGGATTATGCTGTCAGCGCTGGATAACGCAGATAAGCAGGCTGAATTGCAGTTCTATATACCCATTGAGGCCCCGATACAGGCGGCGCAGCTCGATCGGCTGGCAAAGCATCACGATCCGCTATCCGCGCGGTGTCCGGCGCTCTCTTTTCAGCAGGTGAAAGGCATGCTGAAAGGGTTTATCGATCTGGTGTTCCGCTGGGAAGGGCGTTATTACCTACTGGACTATAAGTCCAACTGGCTCGGCCCTGATGCCAGCGCGTACACCCAAACGGCCATGATGCAGTCGATGGCCGAACACCGCTACGACCTGCAATATCAGCTCTACACGCTGGCTTTGCACCGCTATCTACGTCATCGTATTGCGGATTATGACTATGAGCGCCATTTTGGCGGGGTGTTTTATCTGTTTTTACGCGGCGTTGAAGCGTCGCATCCTGGCAATGGCATCTTTGCTTGTCGTCCCTCTGCTGAATTTGTTTTCGGGCTGGATGCACTCTTTAAGGGAAAGACGTCTGACGATGCTGATACAGGAATTCCCTCATGA
- the recD gene encoding exodeoxyribonuclease V subunit alpha: MIALLETALVRRLLRPLDVQFARMLADETQPDLLLAAACLSAHSGAGHVCLPLENLQAQTLFDGRDPELAQQLLAEAGLNTVAAWQQHLLASDAVSDGSASTPLVLQGEKLYLQRSWQSECRVARFIASERDTLPVDEPAIRAVLDRLFPDTSEEVDWQKVAAAVALTRRIAIISGGPGTGKTTTVARLLAALIELNTGEALRIQLAAPTGKAAARLTESLGQALHRLAVEPRQRDAFPQEATTLHRLLGAVTDSQRLRHHQDNPLHLDVLIVDEASMVDLPMMANVIAALPPHARIIFLGDRDQLASVEAGAVLGDICRFAEAGYSRARAQQLQRLTGCHLDENGPEGQTTVSDSICLLRRSYRFDPHSGIGQLALAVNGGDDARVRAVLNGEFTDITCSPLAEAEEYQAMLAQCVEGYRDYLQLITAGAAPDAVLLAFQRYRQLCALREGPFGVSGLNQRIEQALHQAGLIQRSRNPLNRWYPGRPVMIERNDAALGLFNGDIGIAMIGESGELRVFFPLPNGETKDVTPSRLPPHDTAYAMTVHKSQGSEFDHTALVLPNHYLPVLTRELVYTAITRARQRLSLYTDVRILCRAVKTPTQRYSGLEERISALMMRP; encoded by the coding sequence ATGATTGCGTTACTTGAAACGGCGCTGGTGCGGCGGTTGCTGCGCCCGCTGGATGTGCAGTTCGCCAGAATGCTGGCGGATGAGACGCAGCCCGATCTGCTGCTGGCTGCTGCCTGCCTGAGCGCGCACTCAGGGGCGGGGCATGTGTGTTTACCGCTGGAGAATTTGCAGGCACAGACGCTGTTTGACGGTCGCGATCCTGAGCTGGCGCAACAGCTGCTTGCGGAGGCAGGGCTAAACACGGTCGCCGCATGGCAGCAGCATTTGCTGGCATCTGATGCTGTCAGCGACGGCAGTGCGTCGACGCCGCTGGTGTTGCAAGGAGAAAAGCTTTATTTACAGCGCAGCTGGCAGAGTGAGTGCCGCGTGGCGCGGTTTATCGCCAGCGAACGCGATACGCTACCCGTTGATGAACCTGCGATCCGAGCCGTGTTGGATAGGTTATTTCCTGACACGAGTGAAGAGGTTGACTGGCAGAAGGTGGCCGCTGCTGTCGCGTTGACGCGTCGCATTGCGATTATTTCCGGCGGGCCAGGGACAGGGAAAACCACGACGGTGGCCAGACTGCTGGCCGCGCTGATTGAGCTGAATACGGGAGAAGCGTTACGTATTCAATTAGCCGCACCGACTGGGAAAGCAGCAGCGCGGCTCACGGAGTCGCTGGGTCAGGCTCTGCATCGCCTGGCGGTGGAACCTCGGCAGCGTGATGCGTTTCCGCAGGAAGCGACAACGCTGCATCGGCTGTTGGGCGCGGTGACGGATAGCCAACGTCTGCGTCACCATCAGGATAATCCGCTGCATCTGGATGTGCTGATTGTGGATGAGGCGTCAATGGTCGATCTGCCGATGATGGCGAATGTAATTGCCGCGCTTCCACCACACGCGAGAATTATCTTTCTGGGCGATCGCGATCAACTGGCGTCCGTCGAGGCGGGGGCGGTATTGGGCGATATCTGTCGTTTTGCCGAGGCTGGCTATAGCCGCGCGCGGGCGCAGCAATTGCAGCGGCTGACGGGCTGTCATCTGGATGAAAACGGCCCTGAAGGGCAGACGACGGTCAGTGACAGTATCTGTCTGTTACGTCGGAGCTACCGCTTCGATCCGCATTCCGGTATTGGCCAACTGGCGCTGGCGGTGAATGGCGGCGATGATGCTCGCGTGCGTGCGGTGCTGAACGGTGAGTTTACCGATATTACCTGTAGTCCGTTAGCCGAGGCTGAAGAGTATCAGGCGATGCTGGCACAGTGTGTCGAAGGGTATCGTGATTATCTACAGCTTATTACGGCGGGAGCAGCGCCGGATGCCGTATTGCTTGCCTTCCAGCGTTATCGCCAACTGTGCGCGTTGCGTGAAGGGCCATTTGGCGTCTCAGGGCTGAATCAGCGTATTGAGCAGGCTTTGCATCAGGCTGGGTTGATTCAGCGCAGCCGTAATCCGCTTAACCGCTGGTATCCCGGCCGACCGGTCATGATTGAACGGAACGATGCCGCCTTGGGCCTATTCAACGGCGATATTGGTATTGCCATGATAGGGGAGAGCGGCGAGCTGCGCGTGTTTTTCCCCTTGCCGAATGGCGAAACCAAAGACGTGACGCCAAGCCGTCTGCCGCCGCACGACACAGCCTATGCGATGACGGTGCATAAATCGCAGGGATCGGAGTTCGATCATACGGCGCTGGTGCTGCCGAACCACTATTTACCGGTGCTGACGCGGGAGCTGGTGTATACCGCTATCACGCGTGCGCGCCAGCGTTTGTCACTCTATACCGATGTCCGCATTCTCTGCCGGGCGGTGAAAACGCCAACGCAGCGCTATAGTGGCTTGGAAGAGAGAATTAGCGCATTAATGATGCGTCCTTGA
- a CDS encoding LacI family DNA-binding transcriptional regulator: protein MKRDKNASNMPPRAPTLEDVARAAGISPMTVSRALNNPKIVRAETVNKVMEAVRATGYIPNMLAGGLASRRSKLIAVVVPQINNNMFVDTIQAISDELAARGYHMLLCVSGYTNESEAEIVATLLSRRPDGIVLTGIHHTPELKRLLLNATIPVVEIWDLTPTPLDMLVGFSHESIGNAIGHYLLGKGHLRFGLVWTEDARAGLRKKGIYDVIQKQPGHYVRETLAPWPATLALGRQGLIELLADGDVFDAIICSSDTLAQGVMIEAAARGLAVPKQLAVMGFGDLDFAAHSTPTITTIRIDRRKIGTDAAAMLAEKIEGKSVPSPIMDIGFSLIERESA from the coding sequence CGCTCCCACGCTTGAAGATGTCGCGCGTGCCGCAGGCATTTCGCCCATGACCGTCAGCCGCGCGTTGAACAACCCGAAGATTGTTCGTGCGGAAACTGTGAATAAGGTGATGGAAGCGGTCCGCGCCACGGGCTATATCCCCAATATGTTAGCAGGCGGGCTCGCCTCCCGACGCAGCAAGCTGATTGCCGTCGTTGTGCCGCAAATCAATAACAATATGTTCGTTGATACCATTCAGGCGATCAGCGATGAGCTAGCCGCACGCGGTTACCACATGCTGCTGTGCGTCTCTGGCTATACCAATGAATCCGAGGCAGAGATTGTCGCCACCCTGCTTTCTCGTCGCCCAGACGGTATCGTCCTCACCGGTATTCACCATACGCCCGAACTCAAACGTCTCCTGCTCAACGCTACGATCCCCGTTGTCGAAATCTGGGATCTCACCCCAACGCCGCTCGATATGCTGGTCGGTTTTTCCCATGAAAGCATCGGGAACGCCATCGGACACTATTTGCTGGGTAAAGGACATTTGCGCTTTGGCCTGGTCTGGACCGAAGACGCGCGTGCCGGGCTGCGTAAGAAGGGCATTTACGACGTCATACAAAAACAGCCGGGACATTACGTGCGTGAAACCCTCGCCCCGTGGCCTGCGACGCTGGCGTTAGGGCGGCAAGGGCTGATCGAACTTCTCGCCGATGGCGACGTTTTTGATGCCATCATTTGCAGTTCCGATACGCTGGCGCAAGGTGTGATGATTGAAGCTGCCGCCAGAGGATTAGCGGTGCCGAAGCAACTGGCCGTGATGGGATTTGGCGATCTCGATTTCGCCGCCCACAGCACACCAACGATTACGACGATCAGGATCGATCGCAGGAAGATCGGCACCGACGCAGCGGCCATGCTGGCAGAAAAGATTGAGGGGAAAAGCGTGCCTTCCCCCATCATGGATATCGGTTTTTCACTGATTGAGCGTGAGTCCGCCTGA